The proteins below come from a single Mangifera indica cultivar Alphonso chromosome 16, CATAS_Mindica_2.1, whole genome shotgun sequence genomic window:
- the LOC123198725 gene encoding U-box domain-containing protein 30-like has product MRTFQQPTMRDGVVGGDGQVLDLDTAVKDGVLGGVDGGVIGGGGVAEKLDLKKMIEELDLAEVPSVFICPISLEPMQDPVTLSTGQTYERCNILKWFSLGRYTCPTTMQELWDDSVTPNNTLYQLIHTWFSQKYLLVKKRSEDVQGRASELVETVKKVKGQARVQALKELRQLVAAHATARKTLVDQGGVAVISSLLGPFTSHVVGSEVIAILVNLTLNSESKTTLMQPAKVSLMVDMLNEGSIETKINCTRLIRKLMEVEDFRPEVVSRHSLLVGLMRLVKNKKHSSGILPGLKLLRSICLHKEVRSLIVSISAVPQLVDLLPSLDPECLELALCILDELSCVPEGRLALKDCENTIPNMVRLLMRVSESCTQYALSILWSVCKLAHEECSTIAVDAGLAAKLLLVIQSGCNPDLKQRSAELLKLCSLNYTDTIFISKCKLTRTIQ; this is encoded by the coding sequence ATGCGTACGTTCCAGCAGCCTACAATGAGGGATGGAGTTGTGGGTGGTGATGGGCAAGTCCTAGATTTGGACACTGCTGTAAAAGATGGGGTTTTGGGTGGTGTTGATGGCGGGGTAATTGGCGGTGGTGGTGTTGCTGAGAAATTGGATCTGAAGAAGATGATTGAAGAGCTTGATTTGGCGGAAGTGCCTTCGGTGTTTATATGCCCAATCTCTCTTGAGCCAATGCAAGACCCTGTCACTCTTTCCACCGGCCAAACTTACGAGAGGTGCAACATTCTCAAATGGTTCAGTTTGGGGCGCTATACTTGCCCCACTACAATGCAAGAGCTTTGGGATGATTCCGTTACACCTAATAACACACTTTACCAATTGATTCACACTTGgttttctcaaaaatatttgcttGTGAAGAAGAGATCCGAGGATGTACAAGGAAGAGCAAGTGAGCTCGTCGAGACAGTAAAGAAAGTCAAGGGTCAAGCAAGAGTTCAAGCCCTGAAAGAGCTGCGACAGTTGGTGGCAGCTCATGCAACCGCTAGAAAGACACTGGTCGATCAAGGTGGGGTTGCTGTAATCTCTTCCTTGCTTGGTCCATTTACCTCGCATGTTGTTGGCTCTGAGGTAATTGCCATTCTGGTGAATTTGACACTTAATTCTGAATCCAAAACAACCTTGATGCAGCCTGCCAAAGTTTCATTAATGGTAGATATGTTGAATGAGGGGTCTATTGAGACCAAGATTAACTGCACACGCTTGATTAGGAAATTGATGGAGGTTGAGGATTTTCGTCCAGAGGTTGTCTCAAGGCATAGTCTTTTAGTAGGGTTGATGAGGCTGGTGAAAAATAAGAAACACAGCAGTGGGATTTTGCCTGGACTTAAGCTACTCAGGTCAATATGTTTGCATAAAGAAGTTAGGAGTTTGATAGTCAGCATTTCAGCCGTTCCTCAGCTTGTTGATTTGTTGCCTTCTCTGGATCCTGAATGTTTAGAGTTAGCACTCTGTATCTTGGATGAACTTTCATGCGTACCAGAAGGAAGATTAGCTTTGAAAGACTGTGAAAACACAATACCAAATATGGTGAGGCTGTTGATGAGAGTTTCTGAAAGTTGTACTCAGTATGCATTGTCAATCTTATGGTCTGTATGCAAACTTGCTCATGAGGAATGCTCAACCATTGCCGTGGATGCGGGCCTAGCTGCAAAACTTCTTCTTGTCATTCAAAGTGGTTGCAATCCCGACTTGAAGCAAAGGTCTGCTGAACTACTAAAGCTGTGTAGTCTAAACTACACTGATACCATTTTCATTTCCAAGTGCAAGCTCACAAGGACCATCCAATGA